The following DNA comes from Halostagnicola kamekurae.
ATATACTATAACTGATCACTATCCGATCACCTAGATATGATAGTGCATAATTCAGTTCGATAATGTCTCGTCCGTCTCGAGCTGTGAGACCACGACAGCGGACTCCGGCACATCTCGGGTAGGGAGTCGATCAAAAACAGCGCTTTCCATGATACGTTTGTCCACGGGGTGGGCGAGACACAGTCAGAGAAAGCCGTTTTGGCGTTGATACAGACGATTATAGGAATTTTTATCGCTCTCCCGATATCGTGTACTGCTAGAACGGCGGCCGATACGCGCGGGAGAACCGGTTTTTTCGAGTGCAACACCAGCTGGTTCAGCGGCCGCACCCGAGACGGGACAAACTTCGAGCCCGCACTCGTCGACTGCTTCTTGTCTGTTCGACCTCTTAATTCTCGGAATATATAACTATATTTGGAATAGAGAAGTAGTACAGATAACATGGGTTCTTTGTACTTCAACGAACGATCGAGGCCCGGTTACCAACCGTGGTCCAGTCGATGACACTAGCCTGTAATCGCTCGGACCGCACTCCCCATCTACGTTTTAGCTATCCACGCTGTGATCGATGTGTGCGCTTTTGGAGCAACTCATCCGGAACTCACGCTACAGCCTTGCCCATTTTAACAACCATGGGGAAGGAAACACTTAAGTCGTGTCGTACTCATTTAATGTTCGTTGGCAAGCGCCAACAGTAGCAATCTGGTCATCCTCCCAAACCTGACCGGTAGCTACCGAACATGACACGAACCGGCGCGTGTCGATCGCGCCGGAATTTGCGTTCTGCGCGACTGTTCTGCGGCTTCGAATACCAGTGTCGTCACAGTAGTCGAGTCGCTCTCATCGAACGATCAACCGCCGCTCGAACGCATCCGGGTGGATGGCGGAGACTCACGACGGCGTTCGACGACGAACTCGGACTGTGCGAAGAGGATTCGTAGTCGGAACGGAGAGTGGCGACAGATTCGACCTATCAAAGATTTCCATAGTAACCCGCTTTGGTAGTATCGCCGATGACCAAAGCTACAGAACCACAGTGGCCGACAGAATATCGACCGGCACGGTAGCTCACGACGGATTACGTCTGGAAACATGGGTAGCGATTGATCAGTCCGAACTGATAACTCGAGCGACTCGAACAGACAGTAATTAAAACACGACCGATGGGTACTACCCGACAGATCGCATTGTGGCTGTGCAGTATCCGCGTTTCTAGCGCCGGAAAACGTTGGGAGATACTACTAATCGTGCCCTCCACGATCGGTTTGGAATTTCCGAATAGTAGCCTTTGAAAACAAGACTGTTTAGTTAATACTGGCTCGACTCGTTCGAACTAAATCAACTATTTACGCTCATATGAACGTAATTACACTGTAGTGGGATTCGTTTTTAGCGAATGTCAGAAGGTGGCCTGGACACGAAGTCTGGTTTCGATACCGATCCTGCCTAAAAAGCGATGGTGACTACACACTCGAGCGATCGTCTACAGCGAGGAGAACGGATTCGATCACAACGCCGGACGACGGAATCGAGGAGGCAACCGTCGAAGACGACAAGCAAGACGTACCCTCGCTGACGGCCAACGAAATCATCGATCTGACCGACCTGGCGAAGTACATCGAAAAGTACTACCACGAACCGAAGGGCATCGAGTGGGCGGTCGCAGAACATAACGGCGATAACCAAATATTCATCTTACAAAGTCGGCCGAAGAGGGCGTGGAAACAGGAAGACGGACATCAGAGCGCCGACAGCGAACGCGACACGAACGATGCGGCGAATCAGGTCCTCGATAATCTGTAATCGGTTCCGTTTGGTCCCTCTCTCGTCGGAGACCGTCGATATGGACGATCACCAGCGGTGATCGAAGGGGAATCCGAGCTCGTCCACCCCAGCGGCCCGAGAGACCCTATCAAATTGTAGTTCGTGAACCGAGGTGAATCATTGGTACCAATGATGGAACTCGTAGACAGCATATAGCCAAACTCATAATATTAATACACAATATCTATTCTATATGTGTTTGATATCCTATATTATATATCTACTGGAAAAAGCGGATAGAAAAATCGGTCAACAATCGAGTGGCGACAAGACGTTCGAATCCTCTATGACCGATTGGACGGTGATTCAAACCGACTGTCCGCGATGTTCGGTGTCCGTGCTGTCAGTCCCTCGAGTAACGCCTTCCGAAAGCGAGGGAGATGTCGCCGTGTCGCTTTTCTCGCCGATAGGACACGTGATTTCGAGCAGTACCGCTCGAGTGACCTCCTCGATTCTATCACATTTCCTTTGCAGCCGAAAAGAGCTATTAGAGGTATATTTTAAGTGATATACTTATAAATTAGTAATTTATATTATGTTGTATTTCAGTAGCGTTCGTCGAAACGGAGGCCAACTCCTCCGCATGGAACCAGTCGCCTTGCACACTGCTCCGGTATCCCCAATACGACGAGGGTGACCCGTTCGTTCGGAGATGGGGATCCGCGTGAACCCACGAGGCCGAAGGCCTCACCACGAATTACGCCGAATCGACTCGAATGCGAATCTCGATTTCGTCGGGGTCGTGAACCACGAGATCGCCATCCGTCTCGGTCACCGGTATTCCACGTTCTTCTAATCGCGATCGAACGGCGGTGAGCGCCTCCCGCTCCGGAATTATCACCTCGAACCACGACAGCCCGCGGCCATCGACGGGCGCCGTTCGTTGTTGCCAGGTGTTCGCGCCGATGTGGTGGTGATATCCCCCTGCAGACACGAAGGCAGCGGCGGGGACGGTCGTTTGTACGTCGAATTCCAGCGTCTCCACGTAGAAGTCTCTAAAGGCGTCGAGCGACGTGACCTCGAGATGGATGTGACCGATATCCGTCCCAGGAGGTGTCCGGGCGGCACCTGTGCCAGCGGCTTCGATAGTATCGAGAGCGAGCGGTTCGGTGCCGATCCGAACGCTGTCGTCGTCGCTGCGAGGCCACTCCTCGCGCGGGAGGTCGCGATAGATCTCGATCCCGTTCCCCTCCGGGTCGGTCAGGTACAGCGCTTCGCTGACCCAGTGATCGGATGCGCCGGTGAGCCGGGAGTTCTCCCGGATCCGGGCCAGCGCGTCGCCGAGTGCCGCCCGCGAGGGAACTCTGAAGGCCGTGTGGTAGAGTCCGGCGCCCGATCGCCGGCGCTCGGCCGCGTCTGGGTCCGCTTCCAAGACGAGCAGCGGTGTGTCCGCGACGCCGAGAACCGAACGTGTCTCAGATTCGTCGAGCACGCCGAGGCCGACTACGGTTCGATAGAACTCGGTCACCTCGTCGCGGTCGTTGACGCGCAACGCCGTTCGTCCGATACGCGTCTCCTGGGGGAGTGTCTCCGAATTCGGTGAGTCCTTCATAGTACTATCGTAGGGTTCGACGAGGAAGGCGAGGACGTCAGTTGTCGTCTCCCGTGTCGAGTGGCTCCCTCCGATCGGCCGACGGTCGCTTGCACAAGCCGGGCGGTCGGATTGGCTCGAGAGGACGATACAGTGTTGGTGAGTTCTGTACGGTTCTCACCGGCATCTCGCACCGTTTCGGCGTCGGTCCCGACGACGCCAACTCCGCGGACGACGAGCGAACCAGTCACGGACGGCCCTGCATCGCCAGTGACACCGGGGACGATCTCCGTCGGGATTTGCAGTTCCATTACGGTACCCCGTTCGTTCCAGACCTGTATATAGCTCAGGCAACAACGGTGTAACCAGGCGCTGGCGACGCCACTGCCATCAGCCCGTCACTGTCGAAGATACCGATGTAGACGGCGGTACGTAGATATTCGAGGACGCTCACCATCGAGTCGACGATCGCCGAGACGAGAACGGGGATAGTGACGTCGTCGACGACCCCTTCCTCGAGCGGAAAACCAGCGTCTCGTTATTGTCGTGCTCTAAGAAACGGCGTCGGAAAAGAGTCAGCCCCGCCGTAGGGTTACCCGCTATGGACAATCTTAATAGGAAAACTCCCCGCTGTATAGATATGACGTGGTCCAATCAGGAGTGGTGGCCAGATCTGTTACGACTGGACGTCCTCGACGACAACACTGCGGAGACGAATCCGTACGGTGAGGACTTCGACTACGACGAGGAGTTCGAGCAACTCGACCTCGACGAAGTAAAGTCGGACATCGAGGACGTGATGACGGACTCTCAGGACTGGTGGCCGGCCGACTACGGCCACTACGGGCCGTTTTTCATCCGGATGGCCTGGCACAGCGCCGGGACGTACCGGACCGCCGACGGTCGCGCCGGGGCCTCGGGCGGCCTCCAGCGCCTCCCGCCGGAGAGCAGTTGGCCGGACAACGTGAACCTCGACAAGGCGCGCCGGCTGCTCCAGCCGGTCAAAAAGAAGTACGGCAAGAAGCTCTCGTGGGGCGACCTGATCGTGCTCGCGGGGAACGTCGCACTCGAGTCGATGGGCTTCGAGACGTACGGCTTCGCCGGCGGGCGCGAGGACGCGTTCAAGTCAAACGAGGCCGTCGAGTGGGGGCCCGAGACCGAGTGGGAGACGACCTCTCCCGAGCGCTTCGAGGGTGACGCGGAGGTCGGTGCGCTCAAGAACCCGCTGGCGAACACCGTGATGGGGCTCATCTACGTCAACCCTGAGGGTCCCTACGGCGAACCGGACGTCGAGGGATCCGCGAAGAACATCCGCGAGGAGTTCAGCCGAATGGCGATGGACGACGACGAGACCGTCGCGCTCATCGCCGGCGGTCACACGTTCGGAAAGGTCCACGGCGCGGACGAGCCCGAAGAGCACCTCGGACCGGAACCCGAGGCCGCACCGATCGAAGAACAGGGCCTCGGCTGGGATCACGACTTCGAGGAGAAACCGGGGATGATCACCAGCGGCATCGAAGGCCCCTGGAACGACACGCCGACCCAGTGGGACATGGGGTACATCGACAACCTGTTAGAGCACGACTGGACGTCCGTCAAGGGACCCGGCGGTGCCTGGCAGTGGCGGCCGGTCGGCGACGACGTCGACTACGCGCCCGGTGCGCAAGACTCCTCGGAGACCGAAGAGCCGATGATGCTGACGACGGACGTCGCCCTGAAGCACGACGACGACTATCGAGAGATCCTAGAGCGGTTCCAGGAGAACCCCGACGAGTTCCAGGAAGCGTTTTCGCGGGCGTGGTACAAGCTCCTCCACCGCGACATGGGCCCACCCGAGCGGTACCTCGGCCCGGAAGTCCCCAACGAGACGTTCACCTGGCAAGACCCCGTTCCGGACGCCGAGTACGAGCTCGTCGGCGACGAAGAGATCGCGGAACTCAAAGAGGAACTCCTCTCCTCGGAGCTCACGCGCTCCCAGCTGGTCAAAACCGCGTGGGCGGCGGCGTCGACGTACCGCGACAGCGACAAGCGCGGCGGCGCGAACGGTGCGCGCATCCGGCTCGAACCACAGCGAAGCTGGGACGTAAACGAGCCCGACGAACTCGAGACGGTGCTCGAGACCCTCCAGGCAATCAAGGAGGACTTCAACGGCTCTCGAGCCGACGACGTGCGGATCTCGCTTGCGGACCTCATCGTGCTCGGCGGGAATGCGGCCGTCGAGGAGGCCGCGGCCGCCGCCGGCTACGACGTGACAGTGCCGTTCGAACCCGGCCGGACGGACGCGACCCAGGAGCAGACCGACGTCGAGTCGTTCGAGGTGCTCGAACCGAAGGTCGACGCGTTCCGGAACTACCTCGGCGGCGAGTCCGACGACCTCTACGACTATCCCGAAGAGCGGATGATCGACAAGGCGGAGTTACTCAACCTGTCCGTTCCGGAACTGACGGTGCTCGTCGGCGGGATGCGCACGCTCGGTGCGACCTACCGGGACACCTCTCGCGGCGTCTTCACGGACGAGCCGGGCACGCTAACGAACGACTTCTTCGTGAACCTCCTCGATATGGGCTACGAGTGGGAGCCCGTCGACGAGGATCGTGAAATATTCGAAGTCTGCGACCGCGAGACGGGCGACCTCGAGTGGGAAGCCACGCGCCTCGACCTGATCTTCGGCTCGAACGCCCGTCTTCGAGCCACCGCAGACGCTTATTTCGCCGACGACGCCGAGGAGCAGTTCGTCGAGGACTTCGTCGACGCGTGGCACAAAGTGATGTCCCTCGATCGATTCGACCTCGAGTAACGAGCCGACAACTATACCCGCCTTCTGATGTCGCAGTTTCTGTTCGATGACTTCGATGGGTCGTCTTCTCGACGGCGCTGGAACGAGACGGAAACGCTCGGAAGCGACACTCTGAACTAGTTAGTTAGCAACGTCGGTCTCTTCGAGCCGGGTCCAGTTATCCAGGCCGACTCGGAGGGTGGCTTTGAGCGCGCCGAGGACGACGGGGCCGAAGAAAAGCCCCATGACCCCGAACGCGTAGGCCCCACCCAGGATACCGAGGAGGATGACGGCGGGATTGAGGTTCGCGTACCTCTCGACGGCAAACGGGCGGAGATAGTCGTCGGTAACCCCGACGACGATAACGCTGTAGACGAACAGCCCGACGGCGAGCAGCGGTTCGTTGGTGAGGAACAGATACACTACCGCCCCGCCCCAGATCGGAATCGCGCCGACGAGCGGAACCATAGCGAAAACGATCATAACCGCGGTCCAGAACGCCGCATTCGGGACGCCGGTTGCAGCGAGCCCGATTCCGGCGACGGTCCCCTGGACGACGGCGACGAAGACGTGCCCGAAGAGAACGCCCCACATCACGTCGTCGATTTCGCTACGAAGGTCGCGCTGGATGTCCATCGGAAGCGGAACCGTTCGGTGAAACCACTCGAGCAGTTCGGTGCCGTCTTTGAGGAGATAGTAGACGAGAAAGACCGCCAGTGCGATCCCGATGAGGTGAAATGTGATCGCACCCACCGTTTCGGTCGACCGTTCTATCACCGTCGTTCCGATTCTCTGTCCGAGGCCGACGAGTTCGGAAGCGATATCGATTTCCTGACCGGTAACGTTCTCGAGTCGGGATTCGATCAGTTCGATCTCCAGCGCGTCAGCGTCGAGATCCTCACGGATTCGCTCGACGTTATCGGCAACAGTCATGAGAACGACGACGAACGGCGTGAGGAATCCCGCAACTGCCAGGACGACGAGGGAGATCGCGGCTACCATCGGCGAAACGTACGCTTCGAGGCGGATCTGTACCGGATAGAGGACGAACGCGAGGAGGACGGCACCGAGAACGTATTGGAGAAACGGCTGAATCAGTAATCCCGACAGCACGAGGAGGGACGTGATGAGAGCGAGGAGAAAACCCTTGCTGATGTTCATGCGTGACAATCAGGTAACCACTAATAAAAAGATTGACTCCGGTGATGGGCGGTGTTCAGATGCGGATGGATAGTGAGGCAGTACGTATTCGACGTATTCTGTGCCAGAAAACACACGCCTCAATAGCAGTATTAGTCGTAGTATCGAACAGATCAACTGAGAATAAATTTCGTGAGAAGCGACCCCGTGATCGCTGATGAAGCTCGCTAACCAGTTGCATCTTCCTGTATTACCATCTTTATATACTATTTCTATTATTGGTATGTTTGATGTAGAACGAGTACGATCCGCCATTCACGACCGGGTTGACAATCCGACCCACAGCCCGACGCCGGTCTAAGTCCGAATCACATTGGAGTTGCTGAAACTGCGATTCGACTCGATGACGAGCTATACTGGCAACACGCTACTGCCGATTCCGAAACAAACGAATCACTTCATCCGATGTTCGAACTACTCGAACATACGTTATTTCGCTCGTTTTTCGCGGAGTTCCGCGAAAAACACGACATCGACGATGCTGCGTTTCTCGTTGATACCACGGTACCGCCGAAAGACCTGTCAACGGCACGGGCCCCGATCCCAGTATGAACGCCGCGGGCCCCGGAATACTGTCAAACATATATTTATTAGAACATAACGACAAACTTCTTTGTTTTCAAATGCTTCAGCAATGCCAACGCAGAAACTGCGATTGGCTCACCTCGTTCGTCTTCGCGCGGAATCAGCTTGTCCGAACACGACCGGCGTCACAGCAGACACCGTGACAAGTTGCTTCTCGTCGGTGTGTCGTTCGGGTGCCACGGCATCGAGTCTGTACGTCGCTTTCGTATTGATTGCACGAGAGACCGATCTCCCGAAGTGAGTATTGTATACCGGTTATCGACGTGAAGATGGCTGAATCTGACCTTCGAACGGAAGCGACGTCCGAACATCACGAACGACTTCGCCGCGAGCCGATCGTCGTGATCTCCGCGCAACTATTCGGTAGATGGTAGTTGGACTGTCAGCCCGAACGTTTCGATCGTTTCGAGCGTGCCTGACTGGTGCGAATCGAGTTCGATACCGACACAGATAGCCTCGCGGGGCCCGAGCCGTATCGGTTCAGCATCCAGGAGATCCCATCCGCTCTCGTTCCGCAAGGGAATCGTGTACGGAAACCGAATCGCATCGGTCTGTCCCATTCTCGCGCCCTCGGTCCCCGCCGAGTCAGTATAGAGGTTCAGCAGTATCTCGACCGTCGCTCCGTCTGTCGTGGGATCCCCGACCCCGCCGAGATTTGCGATGACGAACGCTGCCCGTTCGGTACGGAGTCGGCCGCGACTATCCAGCCCGCCGATGCGGGTCACCGAATCGTCGTTGAGAGAATCGACACTGATAGTCTCGAGCAGGCCGTTGTCGTCTCCTTCGACTACGTTCGACTCGACGACGCCGATATCGTTGTTCTCGAGATCGCCGAGCCGATGAGCGGGGTTATCGGGATCGACGATGGTGCGGACGCTGACCTGGTCGGACATCTGCCGACCGACAGTGGATGTTCGAACCCAGTTGCCGGTCTCTTGTTCGTTCACACTCGTGAACGCGCCGCTAGCTAGCAAACCACTGCTGCCGAAGAGAAGTGTCGACAGGCCAAGGAAAAAATTGCGGCGCTTCATGGGGCTTTTCGGGTCGTTTAGTCCTCTGAGTTCGCGTGGACCGTGATACTGTAAACCTCGTCGTCGTCAGGCTCCTCGTACCCACCGTCACCAGTGTCGACTTTCAGACCGACATCGAGATCTGACTCACCGACTTCGACGGTGGCCGCGTTCTCCTGGTCCAATGGGGCGTCATCGTCTGTTCCCTGGTAAAAAGTAACACCAGCGATGTCATGTGAAAAGTGCACTGACACGTCCTCAGTTCCGTTATTTC
Coding sequences within:
- a CDS encoding VOC family protein, coding for MKDSPNSETLPQETRIGRTALRVNDRDEVTEFYRTVVGLGVLDESETRSVLGVADTPLLVLEADPDAAERRRSGAGLYHTAFRVPSRAALGDALARIRENSRLTGASDHWVSEALYLTDPEGNGIEIYRDLPREEWPRSDDDSVRIGTEPLALDTIEAAGTGAARTPPGTDIGHIHLEVTSLDAFRDFYVETLEFDVQTTVPAAAFVSAGGYHHHIGANTWQQRTAPVDGRGLSWFEVIIPEREALTAVRSRLEERGIPVTETDGDLVVHDPDEIEIRIRVDSA
- the katG gene encoding catalase/peroxidase HPI, which encodes MTWSNQEWWPDLLRLDVLDDNTAETNPYGEDFDYDEEFEQLDLDEVKSDIEDVMTDSQDWWPADYGHYGPFFIRMAWHSAGTYRTADGRAGASGGLQRLPPESSWPDNVNLDKARRLLQPVKKKYGKKLSWGDLIVLAGNVALESMGFETYGFAGGREDAFKSNEAVEWGPETEWETTSPERFEGDAEVGALKNPLANTVMGLIYVNPEGPYGEPDVEGSAKNIREEFSRMAMDDDETVALIAGGHTFGKVHGADEPEEHLGPEPEAAPIEEQGLGWDHDFEEKPGMITSGIEGPWNDTPTQWDMGYIDNLLEHDWTSVKGPGGAWQWRPVGDDVDYAPGAQDSSETEEPMMLTTDVALKHDDDYREILERFQENPDEFQEAFSRAWYKLLHRDMGPPERYLGPEVPNETFTWQDPVPDAEYELVGDEEIAELKEELLSSELTRSQLVKTAWAAASTYRDSDKRGGANGARIRLEPQRSWDVNEPDELETVLETLQAIKEDFNGSRADDVRISLADLIVLGGNAAVEEAAAAAGYDVTVPFEPGRTDATQEQTDVESFEVLEPKVDAFRNYLGGESDDLYDYPEERMIDKAELLNLSVPELTVLVGGMRTLGATYRDTSRGVFTDEPGTLTNDFFVNLLDMGYEWEPVDEDREIFEVCDRETGDLEWEATRLDLIFGSNARLRATADAYFADDAEEQFVEDFVDAWHKVMSLDRFDLE
- a CDS encoding AI-2E family transporter, which codes for MNISKGFLLALITSLLVLSGLLIQPFLQYVLGAVLLAFVLYPVQIRLEAYVSPMVAAISLVVLAVAGFLTPFVVVLMTVADNVERIREDLDADALEIELIESRLENVTGQEIDIASELVGLGQRIGTTVIERSTETVGAITFHLIGIALAVFLVYYLLKDGTELLEWFHRTVPLPMDIQRDLRSEIDDVMWGVLFGHVFVAVVQGTVAGIGLAATGVPNAAFWTAVMIVFAMVPLVGAIPIWGGAVVYLFLTNEPLLAVGLFVYSVIVVGVTDDYLRPFAVERYANLNPAVILLGILGGAYAFGVMGLFFGPVVLGALKATLRVGLDNWTRLEETDVAN